Sequence from the Rhodococcus jostii RHA1 genome:
GTTCCCGGAACTGGGTGAGATCCGCCTCGTGGGCCATGTGACCGGACAGCCCCGGCGCCGTGCTGGGGGCGGTCATCGCCCACAGTGCCGCCACCACGTCGTCGGCGCCGGTCGGCGCGTCGGCGACGTCACGGATCGCGGCGTCGAACGGAACCTCGAGCGCCGACCGGGCGGCGATCAGGTCGCTGTTCCACTCCCATTCGTCGCCGACACCGGTGATCCCCTGCAGGTGCAGTTCGTAGAGCGCGGTCAGGCAGATCTGCGCGTCCTCGTCGAAGAGGAACGCCCGCGGACTGTCGCGCGCCGACGAGGCGAGGGAGCGTGCCGCCGCCACGAACGGTTCGGCATCGGCGACGTCTGCGCGCAGAATGGAGAACAGGAGGTCGCTGACAGGCCCACGCGGCTTCGGAAAGGGCATGGACGTTCCCGATTGCGCGACCGTGTCCGACATCGACCGAGAGTGCAAAGTAGTCATATGAACTCCATTCCCATTGCCGGCGCCGACGAATCCGACGTCACGATCACGGTCTGCCCTGATGGTCCACTGCTGGTGCGCGGTGCTGCGCGGATCCTCGACCCCGAAGGTAAC
This genomic interval carries:
- a CDS encoding CDGSH iron-sulfur domain-containing protein; this translates as MNSIPIAGADESDVTITVCPDGPLLVRGAARILDPEGNPLGTDRATVALCRCGRTSIAPFCDSSHKKRRRP